Part of the Maridesulfovibrio sp. genome, GCAGCAGCGGAATGTTGTCTCCATTGCTACCGGAATGCTTGGATCTGTTAGGGTTGTGCAGGGCAATCAGACTTTTACCGGAATCAAATCCGATAAGAGTTGGATTAATTTTGAGGATAAAAAGCCGCTTCTGGGCATTGACATGTCCTTATGGCGACTTAATGAATTAAAATTCGAGGCGGAACCAAAGGCTTCCCTTTCGGAAACTTCCGAAAAGGTAATGGATTTGGAATTAATGGATGATAATGGCGCACGCGTTGTTAAAGTGTCCTTTTATTCAGATCCTGAACTGCCCGATGGTCAATGCTGGCTCTCTTTAGGCGATGGCAGCGGATACTATCCAGTATCCGACAAACTGCTTGAAGACCTTCAGGGCCAGATTCCTCTCAGAAAATAACCGGAATACCCGGTAAAACCATTGTGTTGGAGATCGCATGGCAAGAATCACAGTTGAAGATTGTCTGGCTGAGGTTGGTAACAGATTCCTTATTGTCCAGATGGCCATTAAAAGAGTGAAGCAGTACCGCGAAGGTTACACTCCTCTTGTTGAATCCAAAAACAAAGAAATAGTAACCGCCCTCAGGGAGATTGCCGCTACCAAGGTTATCCCCGAGAGCTACCACACTGCTGATGGTAAAAAGCCCGGCAGCGAATAAGTCATGTCAAAACGTTGTTATTATGAAGTTTTAGAAGTTTCCAGAGAAGCCCAGGAAGGGGAAATCAAAAGGGCCTATCGCAAGAAGGCCATGGAATTTCACCCTGACCGTAACCCGGGTAATGCGGAAGCTGAAGAAAAATTCAAGGAAGCCGCTGAAGCTTATGACGTTCTGCGGGATCCTGAAAAAAGGAGCCGTTACGACCGCTTCGGCCATGCAGGCATGAACGGCGGATTTGGCGGATTCCAGTCTTCCGAGGATATTTTCGGTGCATTCGGCGATATCTTCGGCGATATTTTCGGTTTTGGCGGCGGTGGTCGCGGTGCAAACCGCATGCAGGCCGGTTCCGACCTGCGTTACAACCTGACTGTGTCTTTCCGTGACGCAGCCAATGGAACCGAAGTTGAGCTGAATATCCCGGTAACCGATACCTGTGACACCTGCGATGGCAGCGGTTCCGCTCCCGGAACTTCTCCCGAGACCTGCTCCCACTGCGGCGGCAGGGGGGCTGTAGAGCAGACTCAGGGCTTTTTCCGTATTTCCGTTCCCTGTCCCGCATGTAACGGACGGGGTAAGGTTATTACCGATCCTTGTCCTGACTGTCGCGGTGCCGGATATGTGCGCAAGCAGAAAGACCTGAATGTGCGTATTCCTGCCGGTGTGGACAATGGCTCACGCCTGCGTCTGCGCGGTGAAGGTGAAGCCGGAATGAACGGCGGCCCTCACGGTGACCTTTATGTGGTTATCACTGTGGAGCCGGACAAGGTTTTCAAGCGTCAGGGACAGGATCTGGTTCTGAGCACTGAGATTACTTTTGTTCAGGCTGCGCTGGGATACAAGCTCGAAGTTCCTACTCTGGATGAACCCATTCAAATGGACATTCCCAAGGGAACCCAGTCCGGTGAGGTCTTCCAGCTCCGTGGGCTCGGTCTTCCTTACCTCGGCAGCTCCCATAAGGGAGACCTGCTGGTTGAAGTTAAGGTCAAGACCCCGACCGGCTTGAACAGCAGGCAGGAAGAGCTTCTCAGGGAATTTGAAGCCCTTGATGAAGAGAAGCCCATGAAAAAAGTTAAGAAGCTTTTTAAAAAAGCGAAAGATAAAGTGATGGGTGAGTAGCATGAGTGAGTTTTCCCACATTGATGCCGAAGGCAATGCGACAATGGTGGATGTGGCCGCTAAGGCTGACACCAAGCGCACTGCCATTGCCAAGGGAAGGGTTAT contains:
- the rpoZ gene encoding DNA-directed RNA polymerase subunit omega — protein: MARITVEDCLAEVGNRFLIVQMAIKRVKQYREGYTPLVESKNKEIVTALREIAATKVIPESYHTADGKKPGSE
- the dnaJ gene encoding molecular chaperone DnaJ, which produces MSKRCYYEVLEVSREAQEGEIKRAYRKKAMEFHPDRNPGNAEAEEKFKEAAEAYDVLRDPEKRSRYDRFGHAGMNGGFGGFQSSEDIFGAFGDIFGDIFGFGGGGRGANRMQAGSDLRYNLTVSFRDAANGTEVELNIPVTDTCDTCDGSGSAPGTSPETCSHCGGRGAVEQTQGFFRISVPCPACNGRGKVITDPCPDCRGAGYVRKQKDLNVRIPAGVDNGSRLRLRGEGEAGMNGGPHGDLYVVITVEPDKVFKRQGQDLVLSTEITFVQAALGYKLEVPTLDEPIQMDIPKGTQSGEVFQLRGLGLPYLGSSHKGDLLVEVKVKTPTGLNSRQEELLREFEALDEEKPMKKVKKLFKKAKDKVMGE